The Malus domestica chromosome 10, GDT2T_hap1 genome contains a region encoding:
- the LOC103454503 gene encoding probable carboxylesterase 12 — translation MATCYGLSMCLWPKPKTPPSFTNLSSPLFPLPSLPHRKPDTISLSSSSSASMDSALSNEVAQDFSPFLKIYKDGRVERLSGTDVVPTSLDPQTGVECKDAVISAETGVSARLYIPKTKITTNSTKLPLLIYYHGGGFCMGSPFCAYYHNYLTTLVAEANVVAVSVDYRKAPENPLPLGYDDSWAALGWVQSHIEGQGPEEWLNSYADFERVFFAGDSAGANIAHHMAVRLGHEGLVGVNLKGIILVHPYFWGSEPIEGETDVVENRARAEAIWRFAYPTTSGADDLLINPGKDPKLSKLGAERVLVCVAEQDALRQRGWYYSDLLRKSEWGGNVEVVESKEEDHVFHLNNPVGDNAVALLMKIASFLNQDI, via the coding sequence ATGGCAACATGTTATGGCCTATCCATGTGTTTATggccaaaaccaaaaaccccACCTTCATTCACAAATCTATCTTCCCCTCTCTtccctctcccttctctcccaCACAGAAAACCCGACACCATCAGCTTGTCATCGTCTTCATCTGCCTCCATGGATTCAGCCTTGAGCAACGAAGTGGCTCAAGACTTCTCTCCCTTCCTCAAAATATACAAAGATGGTAGAGTGGAGAGACTTTCAGGCACTGATGTTGTTCCCACATCACTCGATCCACAAACAGGCGTCGAATGTAAAGATGCCGTGATTTCTGCCGAAACCGGCGTGTCAGCCAGACTCTACATccccaaaaccaaaattaccacaAACTCAACAAAGCTTCCTCTCCTTATTTACTATCACGGGGGTGGATTTTGCATGGGGTCACCGTTTTGTGCCTACTACCACAACTATCTCACAACCCTAGTTGCCGaggcaaatgttgttgctgTCTCTGTTGATTACAGGAAGGCCCCAGAGAACCCTCTGCCTTTAGGGTATGATGATTCATGGGCTGCTCTCGGTTGGGTTCAATCCCATATTGAAGGGCAAGGGCCTGAAGAGTGGCTAAATTCATATGCTGATTTCGAAAGAGTGTTTTTTGCTGGTGACAGTGCTGGGGCTAACATAGCTCATCACATGGCTGTGAGATTAGGGCATGAGGGTTTGGTTGGTGTCAATCTCAAAGGTATTATTTTGGTGCATCCTTATTTTTGGGGGTCAGAACCAATTGAGGGTGAGACTGATGTGGTTGAGAATAGGGCAAGGGCTGAGGCTATATGGCGGTTCGCTTATCCGACTACTAGCGGAGCGGATGACCTGCTTATAAACCCGGGAAAGGATCCGAAGCTGTCGAAATTAGGGGCAGAGAGAGTGCTGGTTTGTGTTGCTGAGCAAGATGCGttgaggcaaagaggttggTATTATAGTGATTTATTGAGGAAAAGTGAGTGGGGAGGAAATGTGGAGGTTGTGGAGTCTAAGGAGGAGGACCATGTATTCCATTTGAACAATCCCGTTGGAGACAATGCTGTGGCTTTGCTCATGAAAATTGCTTCCTTCCTTAACCAGGATATATAA